The proteins below are encoded in one region of Dioscorea cayenensis subsp. rotundata cultivar TDr96_F1 chromosome 18, TDr96_F1_v2_PseudoChromosome.rev07_lg8_w22 25.fasta, whole genome shotgun sequence:
- the LOC120282966 gene encoding probable carboxylesterase 2 — protein MPLCPSHPADPLREAAQPSSSTRPHTGRAASHPCDPVREAAQRRSYSGFPRSVFFLFFSPAAYDDCWKALKWVVHQLDSGTAVPEPWLVNFGDSSRQFLAGDSAGANIAHHMAMRAGAKGSEERNGDDAPYFWGSKMEGEEVGDALKKRLDELWMLVCPASAGVDDPMINPLAKTAPDLGRMPFLKIMVCVAEKDLLSVRAMAYYEKLKEKWVDGVELVMSHGMDHVFHLDEPGCDQPTVLTNKVVAFLSS, from the exons ATGCCTCTCTGCCCGAGCCATCCTGCCGATCCCTTGCGAGAAGCCGCTCAGCCTTCTTCTTCAACTCGGCCACACACCGGGCGAGCAGCATCCCATCCTTGTGATCCCGTTCGAGAAGCCGCTCAGCGTCGGTCTTATAGCGGATTTCCTAG ATCcgtcttcttccttttcttttccccgGCCGCGTATGATGACTGTTGGAAAGCATTGAAGTGGGTGGTGCATCAGTTGGACAGTGGCACAGCTGTGCCGGAACCATGGTTGGTGAATTTTGGTGATTCGAGTAGGCAGTTCTTGGCCGGAGATAGTGCCGGCGCTAACATAGCACACCATATGGCCATGCGTGCTGGAGCCAAAGGCTCAGAAG aaaggaatggtGATGATGCCCCATATTTTTGGGGGTCAAAGATGGAGGGAGAGGAGGTGGGAGATGCACTGAAGAAGAGGTTGGATGAGCTATGGATGCTGGTGTGTCCGGCGAGTGCCGGAGTGGATGATCCCATGATCAATCCGTTGGCCAAGACAGCGCCGGATCTTGGTCGGATGCCGTTCTTGAAAATCATGGTGTGTGTGGCCGAGAAGGACTTGCTGAGCGTGAGAGCAATGGCTTATTATGAAAAGTTGAAGGAGAAGTGGGTGGATGGTGTTGAGTTGGTTATGTCTCATGGTATGGATCATGTCTTCCATTTGGATGAACCTGGTTGTGATCAACCTACTGTGTTGACTAACAAAGTTGTGGCCTTTCTTTCTTCATGA